The Streptomyces laurentii genome contains a region encoding:
- a CDS encoding methyltransferase (S-adenosylmethionine-dependent methyltransferases (SAM or AdoMet-MTase), class I; AdoMet-MTases are enzymes that use S-adenosyl-L-methionine (SAM or AdoMet) as a substrate for methyltransfer, creating the product S-adenosyl-L-homocysteine (AdoHcy); cd02440;~identified by MetaGeneAnnotator; putative;~methyltransferase [Streptomyces venezuelae ATCC10712]), producing the protein MTDDDMRQAVPAMGPMVERTYGPVDLSREPIFAGGFINFGYWRDIDLDHPVGEPERVRSQEDLYRHVLDSLTAAELPEHPRILDVGCGLGMGCAVALREYGPAAVTGMDIHPDQLERARDAQAGLLAADGERLRFVRGAAERMPMTDGEFDALISVEAAQHFPDLDAFAAEAARVLRPGGRVAVTSFFTVDDAPGRTEEPARLLETYANGLDIARPVQALADAFTAAGLKRVRVESIGPDVWPGWDRWLAQWWAPGTWPRNFLRAYEDHVLDYYVVTATRPV; encoded by the coding sequence GTGACGGACGACGACATGCGGCAGGCTGTGCCCGCCATGGGGCCCATGGTGGAGCGGACGTACGGTCCGGTGGATCTGAGCCGGGAGCCGATCTTCGCCGGGGGATTCATCAACTTCGGATACTGGCGGGACATCGACCTGGACCATCCGGTCGGCGAGCCCGAGCGGGTCCGCAGCCAGGAGGATCTCTACCGGCACGTCCTCGACTCCCTGACCGCGGCCGAGCTGCCGGAACACCCGAGGATCCTCGACGTGGGCTGCGGCCTTGGCATGGGATGCGCGGTCGCCCTGCGCGAGTACGGGCCCGCGGCGGTCACCGGCATGGACATCCACCCGGACCAGCTGGAGCGGGCGCGCGACGCCCAGGCCGGTCTGCTCGCGGCGGACGGGGAGCGGCTGCGGTTCGTCCGGGGAGCGGCGGAACGCATGCCCATGACGGACGGCGAGTTCGACGCGCTCATCAGCGTCGAGGCCGCTCAGCACTTCCCCGACCTGGACGCCTTCGCGGCGGAGGCGGCGCGGGTGCTGCGCCCGGGCGGCCGGGTGGCCGTCACCAGCTTCTTCACCGTCGACGACGCGCCCGGCCGGACCGAGGAGCCGGCCCGGCTCCTGGAGACGTACGCGAACGGCCTGGACATCGCCCGGCCGGTCCAGGCGCTCGCCGACGCGTTCACGGCCGCCGGGCTCAAGCGGGTGCGCGTCGAGTCGATCGGCCCGGACGTCTGGCCGGGCTGGGACCGGTGGCTCGCCCAGTGGTGGGCCCCGGGCACCTGGCCCCGCAACTTCCTGCGCGCCTACGAGGACCACGTCCTCGACTACTACGTCGTCACCGCGACCCGGCCGGTGTGA